The following proteins are co-located in the Aquarana catesbeiana isolate 2022-GZ linkage group LG02, ASM4218655v1, whole genome shotgun sequence genome:
- the LOC141126395 gene encoding olfactory receptor 52K1-like, which translates to MLNMTSTHPKYFILLGIPGLEPSYVSIAFFFFLMYMISLIGNVTLLFIIRLDRSLHEPMYIFLSMLSSVDLVLTSTTTPKVLAILWVDAKEIYYEACLTQMFFIHAFACIESSILLAMAFDRYVAICHPLRYTSILTIRGVSFIGLGSLGRGVGTVMPLPILFRRLSLCDNNVIHHSFCDHIAVVKLACSDATLNSIYGLATALLVVAVDLIFIAWSYVLILHAVFQLKSREARLKALSTCASHICAILVFYLTVVLSSVVQRFGKTVPLYVIILLANVYLMLPPFINPLIYGIRTKQIRHRIMTLLHCQVINKD; encoded by the coding sequence ATGTTGAACATGACCTCCACCCACCCGAAATATTTTATACTTCTTGGAATTCCTGGTCTCGAACCCTCTTACGTCTCCATAGCTTTCTTCTTCTTCCTGATGTACATGATCTCGCTGATAGGAAACGTGACTCTCCTGTTCATCATCAGACTAGACCGGAGCCTCCATGAGCCCATGTACATCTTCCTCTCCATGCTGTCCTCTGTAGACCTTGTCCTGACCAGCACCACCACGCCCAAGGTGTTGGCCATCCTTTGGGTAGACGCCAAAGAAATTTACTACGAGGCCTGCCTGACCCAAATGTTCTTCATCCATGCATTCGCCTGCATTGAGTCTTCCATACTGCTTGCGATGGCGTTTGACCGCTATGTTGCCATCTGCCACCCTTTGCGGTACACTTCTATTCTGACAATTCGTGGGGTTTCATTCATTGGTCTGGGTTCTCTCGGAAGGGGGGTTGGAACTGTGATGCCTTTACCAATCCTCTTCAGAAGATTATCTTTGTGCGACAATAACGTCATCCATCACTCATTCTGTGATCACATAGCGGTGGTGAAGTTGGCATGCTCTGATGCCACGTTAAACAGTATTTATGGATTAGCGACAGCTCTTCTGGTAGTGGCCGTCGACTTGATCTTCATAGCCTGGTCCTACGTTCTCATACTCCATGCAGTGTTCCAGTTAAAGTCCAGAGAGGCCCGGCTGAAGGCCCTCAGTACCTGCGCCTCCCATATCTGTGCCATCCTTGTCTTTTATCTCACCGTTGTCCTCTCATCTGTGGTCCAGAGGTTTGGGAAGACGGTTCCTCTTTATGTCATTATTCTGCTGGCCAATGTCTACCTGATGCTGCCTCCTTTCATCAACCCCCTGATATACGGAATAAGGACCAAACAAATCAGGCACAGGATCATGACTCTGCTACATTGTCAGGTTATAAATAAAGATTGA